The Burkholderia pyrrocinia genome has a segment encoding these proteins:
- a CDS encoding rubredoxin → MEYKSWMCLICGWIYDEEAGLPEEGIAPGTRWEDVPINWTCPECGARKEDFEMVQI, encoded by the coding sequence ATGGAATACAAGAGCTGGATGTGCCTGATTTGTGGCTGGATTTACGACGAAGAAGCCGGGCTGCCGGAAGAGGGCATTGCCCCGGGCACGCGCTGGGAAGACGTCCCGATCAACTGGACGTGCCCCGAATGCGGTGCCCGCAAGGAAGACTTCGAGATGGTCCAGATCTGA
- a CDS encoding hydroxymethylpyrimidine/phosphomethylpyrimidine kinase: MSSNAPPIVLTFGLSDPTGGSGIQADLMTLASMGCHGVSVLTGYTVRDSAACDEVTGLDPDVVAAQARMLLEDMPVAAFKIGAATRAEVVSAIAEVVADYDGVPLVLAPDFTLDDEHVLAADDLRESIADLLAPQTTLLVADYATLIALAQPDGDAEAPNLDAAVSHLLSQGCEYILSSEMGSHRLVNTLYGEEGQLREDMWDRSPHRLMGITDTLGAAIAALLANGQEPPEAVREAQEYLYQAVRDAFRPGMGAYLPDRFFWARSNEDADTPPATKVEPVPRTSHRH; encoded by the coding sequence ATGTCCAGCAACGCCCCTCCGATCGTCCTCACCTTCGGCCTGTCCGATCCCACCGGCGGCTCCGGCATCCAAGCCGATCTGATGACCTTGGCGAGCATGGGCTGTCACGGCGTGTCCGTCCTGACGGGCTACACCGTGCGCGACTCGGCCGCCTGCGACGAAGTGACCGGCCTCGATCCCGACGTCGTCGCCGCTCAGGCGCGCATGCTGCTCGAGGACATGCCAGTCGCCGCGTTCAAGATCGGTGCGGCGACGCGCGCGGAAGTGGTCAGCGCGATCGCCGAGGTCGTCGCCGACTACGACGGCGTGCCGCTCGTGCTTGCACCGGACTTCACGCTCGACGACGAGCACGTGCTCGCGGCCGACGACCTGCGCGAGTCGATCGCCGACCTGCTGGCGCCGCAAACCACGCTGCTGGTCGCCGACTACGCGACGCTGATCGCGCTCGCGCAGCCGGACGGCGATGCCGAGGCGCCGAATCTCGACGCGGCCGTGTCACACCTGCTGTCGCAGGGTTGCGAGTACATCCTGTCGTCCGAAATGGGCTCGCACCGGCTCGTCAACACGCTGTACGGCGAGGAGGGCCAACTCCGCGAGGACATGTGGGATCGCTCGCCGCACCGGCTGATGGGTATCACCGACACGCTCGGCGCGGCCATCGCGGCGCTGCTCGCGAACGGCCAGGAGCCGCCCGAGGCAGTCCGCGAGGCGCAGGAGTACCTGTACCAGGCCGTGCGCGACGCGTTCCGGCCCGGCATGGGCGCGTACCTGCCCGACCGGTTCTTCTGGGCGCGCAGCAACGAGGACGCGGACACGCCGCCGGCCACGAAGGTCGAACCGGTGCCCAGGACGTCGCACCGGCATTGA
- the ruvX gene encoding Holliday junction resolvase RuvX, which produces MSGASARDATLLAFDYGEKRIGVAIGNALTRSARALVVIQNLNREHRFKAVGDLLAEWRPDALVVGLPMHPDGTPHDMTQQAKRFGNQLNGRFGLPVTWVDERYSSVEAEAGLRERNVRGRARAEMLDAEAARVILQQYLDQLSDHEHH; this is translated from the coding sequence ATGAGTGGCGCGAGCGCGCGCGATGCGACGCTCCTGGCGTTCGACTACGGCGAAAAGCGAATCGGGGTCGCGATCGGCAATGCGCTGACGCGCTCGGCCCGCGCGCTCGTCGTGATCCAGAACCTGAACCGCGAACACCGCTTCAAGGCGGTCGGCGACCTGCTGGCCGAATGGCGGCCGGACGCGCTCGTCGTCGGCCTGCCGATGCATCCGGACGGCACGCCGCACGACATGACGCAGCAGGCGAAGCGCTTCGGCAACCAGCTGAACGGCCGCTTCGGGCTGCCCGTCACGTGGGTCGACGAGCGCTATTCGTCGGTCGAGGCCGAGGCCGGGCTGCGCGAGCGCAACGTGCGCGGCCGCGCACGCGCCGAGATGCTCGATGCCGAGGCCGCGCGCGTCATCCTTCAACAGTATCTCGATCAATTGTCCGACCATGAGCACCATTGA
- a CDS encoding YqgE/AlgH family protein — protein MSKPSDRINLTNQFLIAMPNMADPTFSGTVVYLCDHSERGALGLVINRPTDIDLESLFNRIDLKLDIEPLLHIPVYFGGPVQTERGFVLHEPVEGASYNSSMSVDGGLEMTTSKDVLEAVATGTGPKRFLLTLGHAGWGAGQLEEEISRNGWLTVAADPRIVFDTPAEERFEAALGLLGVSSSMLSGEAGHA, from the coding sequence ATGTCAAAGCCTTCCGATCGCATCAACCTCACCAACCAGTTCCTGATCGCCATGCCGAACATGGCCGATCCGACGTTCTCGGGAACGGTGGTCTACCTTTGCGATCACAGCGAGCGCGGTGCGCTCGGCCTCGTCATCAATCGTCCCACCGACATCGACCTCGAATCGCTGTTCAACCGCATCGACCTGAAGCTCGACATCGAGCCGCTGCTGCACATCCCCGTGTACTTCGGCGGCCCGGTCCAGACCGAGCGCGGTTTCGTGCTGCACGAGCCGGTCGAGGGCGCGAGCTACAACTCGTCGATGTCCGTCGACGGCGGGCTGGAGATGACGACGTCGAAGGACGTGCTCGAGGCGGTCGCGACGGGCACCGGCCCGAAGCGCTTCCTGCTGACGCTCGGCCATGCGGGCTGGGGCGCAGGACAGCTCGAGGAAGAAATTTCCCGCAACGGCTGGCTGACGGTCGCCGCCGATCCGCGCATCGTGTTCGACACGCCGGCCGAGGAGCGCTTCGAAGCCGCACTGGGTCTGCTCGGCGTCAGCTCGTCGATGCTCTCCGGCGAAGCAGGGCACGCATGA